One window from the genome of Crassostrea angulata isolate pt1a10 chromosome 2, ASM2561291v2, whole genome shotgun sequence encodes:
- the LOC128170919 gene encoding homeobox protein 5-like — protein sequence MVNRRLTLLSNPCSFVGQLQPFCEDPADRGPCNKLELRYRFNEDSEYCETFLYGGCAGNKNNFKTVGECVKACVDEPKGSICEFPPDAGSCFHATLPRYYYDEESESCKIFYYSGCQGNENNFVSGEDCKTKCKALSFEPLPGGQNQGSNYQWNSPGSEPSSGNSWNSPATTPNWNNPRPTNVVNRGWGNHYNSDHSSHNSPPPRKAHAPPAQYDFNSNPNNNNHRPPPPNHNNNHRPLNNNNHHPNYNHNSNHRNSPNHHPNQNGGSSISFVENDPNNQKQKNVPPGIQPPELREYNGNSPWNSGGWNGNSGGWNSNPYHNENNGGGGGNEWRSNESRPPNSGHGNNNNGWNNPGSDGGSSNSGGGGNGGGSNWNHSMSFKRRVGPNDQSGSGGNNGQPHWQPNNGQPRGPMSPMAHMARRFGHNPYGIPPRTTTPEDDIVTTPSTPVSTTPPYNYNYNHAPPPRNNHNHNYNWDSPPNPPPANNPPHNPIQQAQPFPSKHINNAPPRRNNIPPYNPPPAEPNYNYNKNPPIPPKRTSRRRFAPDWVRQQEAPSNNQQMAYPPTTTALPPPPPPGPANNLPLPGKTSWDNMFRRKKESAIEQVKSAPTEIASYDFEAGSSTKSSTVPARRNFDPSMEKPQQTHLQQTENSIAPSKHNINQYDFEASVTKHQDIPSNAGPPRKNNANTRPVTEQNESFPPSRNNANQYDFQASPNNAGGNVGQNGVTKKSSDDIRRENAMRMFNRQMQNGDPSSGAVQRQPAFEQTTNAPFKAPVSKSTYDDQYRSVSHEPVTSQIINHGGDDTSRNNFDDALRTKESKTAASNPGGIPGGFDSFLRPKGRHAPTNFQEQNEQPPTQGNDPLPPSARIGQQQIQAMEQTPSHGHAPHRNIDKPNNNFDRFFKSKEQNVNNANSNGAGGGFDNFLKPKASPVERNVNSPWDSKNNADPNRHLGSNEHASPNDPPINNNHHNSFDSFRRSNKWHKDPQTAEFNSIPNKKQMNHHNEALQSNSPAEKNNIPDNISTTQHKDIPQMPRKSHFGHRSHNQYTNREAFDLSGSHTAPTAVPTKPASVLSGADLYTGVSPTLGQGHAHSTGRPGFGISPASHAESMDTSALSSNTEPFSLTRTTPQHRVQQPDQTQNNDQRFSQQDNRQAWDPRGSSNNIQPTTQPVTPYNDRVNTEPISVTVKDTTKLKKIFGQTMPPTGNTKIPIGYILTHKPFIDSIGLDKNFPLLYKKFLEALKSGKLPAKDFQTSSDENGNNKQVSVDNQGTGNTDNKQQTEQGKMFHDRSPSSHQELSVHTSGVSTEHQVNNQNQPTPKQQTQKYQTPHQTPQQEVPRYHEQQTHRQQTHQQTHHQQTHQQQQTQQQTHHQQERDHQQQTHQPQQTQQQTHYQQETHHQQQTHQPQQTQQQTHHQQETHHQQQTHQPPQTQQHTHHQETHHQQQTQKQTHHQQQTHHHQQTHQQQQSQPNIHQQTPLKQDHQQQHSQQEFTQQQHWQAQSQPAQGQQNHWDQNKQQEQYQNNQQQQHQDVRSQQQQQQQHQDVRSQQQQQLAMAQRARERQQRLMTESSNQHAGHGGFNQQFNQLYRTTTAAPTEATTQPFFKNTYPPIFNMLVKNSLPPTQTPMPETSRRQKDTFQQQQHEQSTNRYLPTNSHRQESNPSSYVPESSLRLGGPAFNPVHDNLPFGNHISGSVLDSVPEMQLYETREPVLPIDMISENKTKTEDINIRNSQNIIMDKNEKNSMKLSSLDPYYAKDMPSGTRVEKISTLTPSYVETTYSRAPAVQTTAAPITESVSNHQRRIPISHQHLPANQRHNQTSFESSFGRFGNSNQQFRNQFGNINQGNNNFQNLPQHNQNQEDTSASQFKIHKKTHITVSIKSTQPPTSPVLGIYKQKHSFETSAPLSHNGRSSHVQTPVKDIIPEHHSVRGQQRDLHAGSRSQPTQRQQQAAQAGFVISQVNNGQSANQNHPNKESHQPSNTKQQTRQTMDTVGTSAAFNHQHNRQVNQQRQQMQASQWSQQGARQNEGNSHHRQVAPKPPNMGAAPDAGFIIVSPKETASSSRAQQHNSVGVNKSIQKPETNNLRSPTPAPTQGYLNFLADFGGIENFAASHSRQSQSKPGGNTQQANTQNHNAASGTFSRQNTNHQQVAQNTPTNTVRNTGTQGSAAWGRRQFSNRFQSRPGFGTGFQQNQRNFQPRSTTTTTTTTTTTTTAAPPVRRHFTNHRRSQPRQGASGSSQNRCRESKNEGPCRSWSIRYFYDPALGNCRQFYYGGCGGNQNNFRSKSECLSTCYGS from the exons ATGGTTAACAGGCGTCTAACATTGTTGTCTAACCCTTGTTCGTTTGTAGGACAGTTACAACCATTCTGTGAAGACCCAGCGGACAGAGGCCCTTGTAATAAGTTAGAGCTGCGCTACCGTTTTAACGAGGATAGTGAATATTGTGAAACCTTTCTGTACGGAGGGTGCGCCGGGAATAAGAACAATTTCAAAACCGTCGGGGAGTGCGTGAAGGCGTGCGTGGATG AGCCGAAAGGATCAATCTGTGAGTTTCCGCCGGACGCCGGCTCCTGCTTTCACGCCACTCTCCCTCGCTACTATTACGACGAGGAGTCGGAAAGctgcaaaatattttattatagtgGTTGCCAAGGAAACGAAAATAATTTCGTATCGGGAGAGGATTGCAAGACAAAATGCAAAGCGTTGTCAT TTGAACCTTTGCCAGGAGGACAAAATCAGGGCTCCAACTACCAGTGGAACAGCCCTGGATCAGAACCCAGCTCCGGAAATTCCTGGAATTCCCCTGCCACTACTCCCAATTGGAACAACCCTCGACCGACGAATGTTGTAAACCGTGGGTGGGGTAACCACTACAATAGTGACCACAGTAGCCACAACTCTCCTCCTCCTAGGAAAGCCCATGCACCACCGGCACAGTACGATTTTAACAGCAACCCAAATAATAACAACCATCGCCCACCGCCGCCAAATCACAATAACAACCATCGGCCATTGAATAACAATAACCATCATCCTAATTATAACCATAATTCAAATCACCGGAATAGTCCCAACCATCACCCTAACCAAAATGGCGGGAGTTCTATATCATTTGTTGAGAACGATCCTAACAACCAGAAACAGAAAAATGTTCCACCTGGCATTCAGCCTCCAGAATTACGAGAATACAACGGGAATTCCCCGTGGAATAGTGGAGGATGGAATGGTAATAGTGGTGGATGGAACAGTAACCCGTATCACAATGAAAACAATGGAGGCGGTGGCGGAAACGAATGGAGGTCCAATGAATCTCGACCTCCCAACTCTGGTCATGGCAACAACAATAATGGATGGAATAATCCTGGCAGTGATGGTGGTAGCAGTAATAGTGGTGGTGGTGGTAATGGGGGAGGAAGTAATTGGAACCACTCTATGTCCTTCAAAAGACGTGTTGGGCCTAATGATCAATCAGGGTCGGGAGGAAACAATGGTCAGCCACATTGGCAGCCAAATAATGGTCAGCCCCGAGGCCCAATGTCCCCCATGGCACATATGGCTCGGAGATTTGGACATAATCCATATGGAATACCACCTCGCACAACGACACCAGAGGATGATATTGTAACGACTCCTAGTACTCCAGTATCCACTACTCCTCCGTACAACTATAACTACAACCATGCACCACCGCCAAGAAACAATCACAATCATAATTATAATTGGGACAGTCCTCCAAACCCACCACCTGCTAACAACCCTCCACATAATCCAATCCAGCAAGCTCAACCATTCCCATCTAAACATATTAACAACGCACCTCCGAGACGAAACAATATTCCCCCTTATAATCCACCTCCAGCAGAACCAAATTACAACTACAATAAAAACCCACCAATCCCGCCAAAGAGAACATCGCGTAGACGTTTCGCACCAGACTGGGTACGGCAGCAAGAGGCTCCATCTAATAACCAGCAAATGGCTTACCCCCCTACCACGACCGCCTTGCCACCACCACCTCCCCCAGGACCTGCCAATAATCTCCCTCTTCCAGGGAAAACGTCTTGGGACAACATGTTTCGTAGGAAGAAGGAGTCGGCGATTGAACAAGTAAAGTCTGCCCCAACTGAAATAGCCTCGTATGATTTCGAGGCTGGTTCTTCAACAAAATCAAGCACAGTGCCTGCTAGAAGAAACTTTGATCCCTCTATGGAGAAACCACAGCAAACGCATTTACAACAGACTGAAAACAGTATCGCTCCTTCAaaacataatataaatcaatatgACTTTGAAGCAAGTGTCACTAAACACCAAGATATTCCTTCAAATGCGGGTCCTCCTCGGAAGAACAATGCAAATACACGACCAGTTACTGAACAAAATGAAAGTTTTCCTCCATCTCGAAATAATGCAAACCAATATGACTTTCAAGCAAGTCCGAATAATGCAGGAGGAAATGTTGGTCAAAACGGAGTCACCAAGAAATCAAGCGACGATATTCGAAGAGAAAATGCAATGAGAATGTTCAACAGGCAGATGCAAAATGGAGATCCGTCATCCGGCGCAGTTCAAAGACAACCGGCATTTGAACAGACAACAAATGCCCCTTTCAAAGCTCCAGTGTCAAAATCTACGTACGATGATCAATATAGATCTGTATCCCACGAACCGGTTACTAGTCAGATCATTAATCATGGTGGTGATGATACTTCTAGAAACAATTTCGACGACGCTTTGAGAACCAAGGAGAGTAAAACTGCAGCATCTAATCCTGGTGGCATTCCAGGTGGGTTTGATTCGTTCTTAAGACCGAAAGGACGCCATGCGccaacaaattttcaagaacaaaaTGAGCAACCTCCAACACAAGGTAACGACCCATTGCCACCATCAGCTAGAATCGGTCAGCAACAAATTCAAGCGATGGAACAAACACCATCACATGGCCACGCACCGCATCGGAACATTGATAAACCAAATAACAATTTCGACAGGTTTTTCAAATCTAAGGAACAAAACGTTAATAATGCAAATTCAAATGGGGCCGGGGGTGGCTTTGACAACTTTTTAAAACCCAAAGCTTCTCCTGTTGAGAGAAATGTTAACTCTCCTTGGGATTCGAAGAATAATGCAGATCCAAATCGACACTTGGGGTCAAATGAACACGCATCTCCTAATGATCCGCCAATAAACAATAATCATCATAACAGTTTCGACAGTTTTAGACGTTCAAATAAATGGCACAAAGATCCCCAGACTGCAGAGTTCAACTCCAttccaaacaaaaaacaaatgaatcACCATAACGAAGCTTTACAATCAAACTCACCGGCGGAAAAGAACAACATACCAGACAATATATCAACAACACAGCATAAAGACATTCCCCAAATGCCACGCAAGTCACATTTCGGACACAGGAGTCACAATCAGTATACTAACAGAGAGGCGTTTGACCTGTCAGGTTCCCACACTGCCCCTACGGCAGTGCCCACTAAACCTGCCTCAGTGTTGTCAGGCGCCGACCTTTACACGGGGGTTTCACCTACTCTAGGTCAAGGTCACGCTCACTCAACAGGAAGACCAGGTTTTGGAATATCTCCCGCATCTCATGCAGAGTCTATGGACACCTCAGCTCTGAGTTCTAATACAGAACCTTTTAGTTTAACAAGGACAACTCCGCAACATCGTGTCCAGCAGCCCGACCAAACCCAAAACAATGATCAACGATTTTCGCAGCAAGATAACAGGCAAGCATGGGATCCTCGGGGTTCAAGTAACAACATTCAACCTACAACACAACCTGTGACACCATACAATGATCGAGTCAATACAGAGCCCATTAGTGTCACAGTAAAAGATACCACTAAATTGAAAAAGATCTTTGGGCAAACAATGCCCCCAACGGGAAATACAAAAATCCCAATCGGATATATTCTTACCCATAAACCATTCATTGACAGCATTGGATTGGATAAGAATTTCCCTTTGCTGTACAAGAAATTTCTTGAAGCTCTGAAATCTGGTAAACTACCTGCTAAGGATTTTCAAACAAGTAGCGACGAAAACGGAAACAATAAACAAGTTAGTGTAGATAACCAAGGGACAGGAAACACAGACAACAAACAACAAACAGAACAAGGAAAAATGTTCCACGACAGATCGCCTTCTTCACATCAAGAATTATCAGTGCATACTAGTGGAGTGTCTACAGAGCATCAAGTGAATAATCAGAATCAACCAACCCCAAAACAACAAACACAAAAATACCAAACTCCACATCAAACTCCACAACAGGAAGTTCCTCGATACCATGAGCAACAAACTCATCGACAACAAACTCatcaacaaacacatcatcaACAAACTCATCAACAACAGCAAACTCaacaacaaacacatcatcaACAAGAAAGAGATCATCAACAACAAACTCATCAACCACAGCAAACTCAACAACAAACACATTATCAACAAGAAACACATCATCAACAACAAACTCATCAACCACAGCAAACTCaacaacaaacacatcatcaACAAGAAACACATCATCAACAACAAACTCATCAACCACCGCAAACTCAACAACATACACATCATCAAGAAACACATCATCAACAACAAACTCAAAAACAAACACATCATCaacaacaaacacatcatcaTCAACAAACTCATCAACAGCAACAAAGTCAACCAAATATTCATCAACAAACTCCGTTAAAACAAGATCATCAGCAACAACATTCCCAACAGGAATTTACTCAACAACAGCATTGGCAAGCACAGAGTCAACCAGCACAAGGTCAACAAAATCACTGGGATCAAAACAAACAGCAGGAACAATACCAAAataaccaacaacaacaacatcagGACGTTCGttcacaacaacaacaacaacaacaacatcagGACGTTCGTTCACAACAACAGCAGCAACTTGCCATGGCGCAAAGAGCTCGAGAAAGACAGCAGAGATTAATGACAGAATCAAGCAACCAACACGCAGGACATGGAGGGTTTAATCAGCAGTTCAATCAGTTATACAGAACTACCACTGCTGCACCGACAGAAGCAACAACCCAGCCTTTCTTTAAGAACACGTACCCACCAATATTTAACATGCTTGTGAAAAATTCCTTGCCACCGACTCAAACCCCAATGCCTGAAACGTCTCGTCGACAAAAGGATACTTTCCAGCAGCAGCAGCACGAGCAATCAACAAACCGCTATCTACCAACTAATAGCCATAGACAGGAATCGAATCCGTCATCTTATGTACCCGAAAGCTCTCTAAGATTGGGCGGTCCTGCCTTTAACCCAGTTCATGACAATCTACCGTTTGGAAATCACATTTCTGGTTCAGTTTTGGATAGTGTTCCGGAAATGCAGCTGTACGAAACCCGCGAACCCGTCTTGCCTATCGATATGATatctgaaaacaaaacaaaaacagaagaTATCAATATACGCAACTCTCAAAATATCATTATGgataaaaatgagaaaaactCTATGAAACTTTCAAGTCTCGATCCATATTATGCAAAGGACATGCCATCCGGAACAAGGGTAGAAAAAATTTCTACCTTGACCCCCTCCTATGTAGAGACTACATATTCTAGAGCTCCAGCAGTCCAAACAACGGCGGCTCCAATAACTGAAAGTGTGTCCAACCACCAACGGCGAATACCTATCAGTCACCAACATCTACCGGCCAACCAACGACACAATCAGACCAGTTTCGAATCAAGTTTCGGTCGATTTGGAAATTCAAACCAGCAGTTTCGAAATCAATTTGGCAATATCAATCAAGGGAATAATAACTTCCAGAATTTACCTCAACACAATCAAAACCAGGAAGACACCAGCGCTAGTCAATTCAAGATTCACAAAAAGACACATATAACAGTCTCTATAAAGAGCACACAACCGCCGACGTCACCCGTACTGGGTatctataaacaaaaacattctttCGAAACATCAGCGCCACTATCTCACAATGGGCGTTCAAGCCACGTTCAAACTCCAGTCAAAGACATTATACCAGAACATCATTCCGTGAGAGGTCAACAGAGAGACCTGCATGCTGGATCTCGGTCCCAGCCAACTCAGCGGCAACAACAGGCCGCCCAAGCTGGGTTTGTAATAAGCCAGGTTAACAATGGCCAGTCTGCTAATCAAAATCACCCTAACAAAGAAAGCCATCAACCTTCAAATACTAAGCAACAGACTCGTCAAACAATGGACACAGTTGGGACGTCAGCGGCCTTCAACCATCAACATAATAGACAGGTTAATCAACAAAGGCAACAAATGCAAGCTTCTCAATGGAGTCAACAGGGTGCTAGGCAAAACGAGGGTAACTCACATCATCGACAAGTCGCGCCAAAGCCTCCAAACATGGGTGCTGCTCCCGACGCAGGATTTATCATTGTATCGCCAAAGGAAACTGCTTCCTCTTCGAGAGCGCAACAACACAATTCTGTTGGAGTTAACAAATCAATACAAAAACCCGAAACCAATAACTTACGTTCACCCACCCCCGCCCCAACTCAGGGGTATCTGAACTTCCTAGCAGACTTTGGAGGAATTGAAAATTTCGCCGCCTCTCATTCAAGGCAAAGTCAGAGCAAACCTGGCGGTAACACTCAACAAGCTAACACACAGAACCACAACGCAGCATCTGGGACGTTCTCTAGACAAAATACAAACCACCAACAGGTGGCGCAGAACACACCAACCAACACCGTCAGGAACACGGGTACACAGGGCTCGGCGGCCTGGGGGAGAAGGCAATTCTCAAATCGATTCCAGAGCAGACCTGGATTTGGAACAGGTTTCCAGCAAAACCAGAGGAACTTTCAACCCAGGTCAACCACCACCACTACCACCACCACAACTACAACAACAACGGCGGCGCCACCTGTCAGGCGCCACTTCACAAACCACCGACGATCTCAGCCTCGGC